A genomic window from Winogradskyella sp. J14-2 includes:
- a CDS encoding DUF1660 family phage protein yields the protein MKNVYCSLFGHDYKVSKVVTYHVKEYKCKRCNSEMTIDGNGKFIPLTPKYKEINSVLNRVHNKRLEKSQKLLMADY from the coding sequence ATGAAAAATGTGTATTGCTCACTATTTGGACATGATTATAAAGTCTCTAAAGTAGTAACGTACCATGTTAAAGAGTATAAGTGTAAGCGCTGTAATTCTGAAATGACTATCGATGGCAACGGAAAGTTCATTCCGTTAACACCTAAATATAAAGAAATCAATTCTGTTTTAAATCGTGTACACAACAAACGCCTAGAAAAGAGTCAAAAGCTTCTTATGGCTGATTATTGA
- the brnQ gene encoding branched-chain amino acid transport system II carrier protein, translating into MNIQSKELLVTSFALFSLFFGAGNLLLPPMLGYNSGENWLWVAIGFMITAVVIPIIGILAHARLQGTLFDFGKKVSPTFSLIYCILIYVIAVAIPSPRTAAATHEIAIHPAFGTSPLLTSGIYFTLVLVFVLNRSKILNLIGKFLTPFIVIMLLAVIAIGLFYSEFSTGTPQFETPIVSGILEGYQTFDAIGAVVVGAVIIVSLNFDNMEVSRFESKRKLIRNSGFIAGLGLLVIYAGLIAVGAYYGSEISVDTALSNDMQRASLLRDISIKSLGEFGNTVLSILISLACFTTAVGIIAGTADYFKGLLNNSQTVFVVTAIIGCILGVIVGQLDFNSIVVVAIPVLLLVYPITIMLILLNVLPERLATPLLFRAVIIVTLVFSIPDVIGFLRPSESLQKLTEYIPLAKHSLGWVLPAVVTFGIVSMLKSKPKDA; encoded by the coding sequence GTGAATATTCAAAGCAAAGAACTTTTAGTCACAAGCTTCGCCTTATTTTCGCTTTTTTTTGGTGCAGGAAACTTATTGTTGCCACCAATGTTGGGTTACAACTCTGGTGAAAACTGGCTTTGGGTTGCTATTGGTTTTATGATTACAGCCGTAGTGATTCCAATTATTGGCATATTAGCACATGCCAGATTACAAGGCACATTGTTCGATTTTGGTAAAAAAGTGTCACCAACCTTTAGTCTAATTTATTGTATTCTCATTTATGTCATTGCAGTTGCCATTCCATCACCTCGAACAGCTGCTGCAACGCACGAGATTGCCATTCATCCTGCCTTTGGTACGTCGCCATTATTAACCAGTGGCATTTATTTTACTTTGGTTTTGGTTTTTGTGCTCAATCGTTCCAAAATATTGAATCTCATCGGAAAGTTTTTAACACCATTTATTGTCATTATGTTGCTGGCAGTGATAGCGATTGGATTATTTTATTCAGAATTTTCCACAGGAACACCTCAATTTGAAACACCTATCGTTTCGGGAATTTTAGAAGGCTATCAAACTTTTGATGCTATCGGAGCCGTGGTTGTTGGTGCAGTGATTATTGTATCGCTTAACTTCGATAATATGGAAGTAAGCCGCTTCGAATCGAAACGAAAACTCATCAGAAATTCAGGCTTTATTGCAGGTTTAGGTCTGTTAGTAATTTACGCTGGTTTAATTGCTGTTGGTGCGTATTATGGTTCAGAAATTAGCGTTGATACAGCCTTGAGTAACGATATGCAACGAGCCAGTTTGCTAAGAGATATTAGTATAAAATCCTTGGGCGAATTTGGTAATACGGTTTTAAGTATTCTCATTTCACTGGCCTGTTTTACCACAGCTGTAGGTATTATTGCTGGTACAGCAGATTATTTTAAAGGCTTGTTGAATAATTCGCAAACTGTTTTTGTAGTCACTGCCATCATCGGTTGTATTTTGGGTGTTATTGTTGGGCAGCTCGATTTTAACTCTATTGTTGTAGTAGCTATTCCTGTATTGTTGTTGGTATATCCAATTACGATTATGCTTATTTTACTTAATGTTTTACCTGAGAGACTAGCAACTCCACTTCTGTTTAGAGCTGTAATTATCGTCACTTTAGTATTCAGCATACCAGATGTTATTGGGTTTTTAAGGCCTTCGGAGAGTTTACAAAAGTTAACAGAATACATTCCTTTGGCAAAGCATAGTTTGGGTTGGGTGTTGCCTGCTGTTGTAACCTTTGGAATAGTATCTATGTTGAAATCAAAGCCGAAAGACGCATGA
- a CDS encoding DNA adenine methylase, giving the protein MKYMGSKARFAKHILPIILKDRQPNQSYIEPFAGGMNMIDKVDGIRIANDQHEELMAMWQALIYENWDPPKSVSEDEYKAIKYNQDDYPKNLVAYVGFNSFGGKWFAGYRRDKQGKRDYWAEHYRNITKQVPNLEGVILSCKSYTELEIPENSIVYCDPPYASTTKYRDSFDHDKFWDWCRQQSKAGHQLFVSEYSAPEDFNCIWEKPAKTSFSWHADNLPAKKSVERLFVFEG; this is encoded by the coding sequence ATGAAATACATGGGAAGCAAGGCACGTTTTGCCAAACATATATTACCAATTATTCTAAAAGACAGACAACCGAATCAATCTTATATTGAACCTTTTGCAGGTGGTATGAATATGATAGACAAGGTTGATGGTATCCGAATTGCCAACGATCAGCATGAAGAATTAATGGCCATGTGGCAAGCCTTGATTTACGAGAATTGGGATCCACCAAAATCGGTAAGTGAGGACGAATACAAAGCCATAAAATACAATCAAGATGATTATCCAAAAAATTTGGTGGCTTATGTTGGTTTTAATTCGTTTGGTGGAAAATGGTTTGCAGGTTACAGACGCGATAAGCAAGGCAAGCGCGATTATTGGGCAGAACATTACCGAAATATTACCAAACAAGTGCCAAATCTCGAAGGTGTTATTTTATCCTGTAAATCGTATACCGAATTAGAGATTCCTGAAAATAGTATCGTCTATTGCGATCCACCTTATGCGTCCACCACCAAATATAGAGATAGTTTTGACCATGACAAATTTTGGGATTGGTGCAGACAGCAAAGCAAAGCAGGTCATCAATTGTTTGTGAGCGAATACAGTGCACCAGAAGATTTCAACTGTATTTGGGAAAAACCAGCAAAAACAAGTTTCTCATGGCATGCCGATAACTTACCAGCTAAAAAAAGTGTGGAACGCTTGTTTGTTTTTGAAGGTTAA
- a CDS encoding serine hydrolase, protein MLLKRLFIALLLVSSTSLFAQLNEAEIDKLVKETLTTFDVPGISVGVFKDGKEVYAKGHGVRSLTSKKDMNSETLVGVASNSKGFTCFALAMLVDDGKLDWDDPVRKYIPEFQLHDPWVTENFTVRDLVTHRSGMGLGAGDLMFFPEGNDFTVQDIIDNVKYLEPETSFRSKFAYNNNMFIIAGEVLKRISGLSWEDFIETKIMKPVGMTRSKASYNRVTDKSNIIDAHTRAEGKVIQIPHDWSETANAAGGIVSNVHDMMTWAKFLMNDAVTENGERLLSEAQFHELWQLQTPLKVRANDSYNSNFRGYGLGWFVTDVKGGYKQVYHTGGLIGTVTQFTMIPDLDLAIVVLTNQMNGSAFTTITNTIKDSYLGYENRKWLQRLGQNNADYLKYNDSIKTEVFAQVEKAKTQLTTPNPEQITGTYTDDWFGDITIAQDGKKYSIKCERSPRLYGELLPYNATTFVAKWNDRSYDADVFVQFTFNEKGEAVSATMKYIAPITDFSFDFHDLELKKTK, encoded by the coding sequence ATGCTTTTAAAACGACTTTTTATTGCCCTTCTTTTAGTGAGTAGCACAAGCCTTTTTGCTCAATTAAATGAAGCCGAAATTGATAAACTTGTAAAAGAAACGCTCACCACTTTCGATGTGCCAGGCATTTCGGTTGGTGTATTTAAAGATGGAAAAGAAGTCTATGCAAAAGGACACGGAGTACGATCTTTAACGTCTAAAAAAGACATGAATTCTGAAACCTTAGTAGGTGTAGCTTCCAACAGTAAAGGCTTTACGTGTTTTGCATTGGCAATGCTCGTCGATGATGGAAAATTAGATTGGGATGATCCTGTGCGTAAGTATATTCCAGAGTTTCAATTGCACGATCCTTGGGTGACCGAGAATTTTACGGTGAGAGATTTGGTAACACACAGAAGTGGTATGGGATTAGGAGCTGGTGATCTTATGTTTTTTCCTGAAGGGAATGACTTTACGGTTCAGGATATCATTGATAACGTGAAGTATTTAGAGCCTGAAACCTCATTCAGAAGTAAGTTTGCCTATAACAATAATATGTTCATCATTGCTGGTGAAGTTTTAAAACGCATTAGTGGATTGTCTTGGGAAGATTTCATTGAAACTAAGATTATGAAACCTGTTGGTATGACGCGTTCTAAAGCTTCTTATAATCGTGTTACAGATAAATCTAATATTATTGATGCACACACTAGAGCTGAAGGGAAGGTGATTCAGATTCCGCATGATTGGAGTGAAACTGCAAACGCAGCAGGAGGTATTGTGAGTAATGTACATGATATGATGACTTGGGCAAAGTTTTTAATGAATGATGCTGTTACAGAAAATGGAGAACGTTTACTGAGCGAAGCACAATTTCACGAGCTTTGGCAATTGCAAACACCATTAAAAGTAAGAGCAAATGACAGTTACAATTCTAATTTTAGAGGTTATGGATTGGGTTGGTTTGTTACTGATGTAAAAGGAGGTTATAAACAAGTGTATCATACAGGAGGATTGATTGGTACGGTAACGCAGTTTACCATGATTCCAGATTTAGACTTAGCTATTGTAGTGTTAACCAATCAAATGAATGGTTCTGCATTTACGACAATCACAAATACCATTAAAGATTCGTATTTAGGTTATGAAAATCGTAAATGGCTACAACGCTTAGGACAGAACAATGCTGATTATTTAAAATATAATGATAGCATTAAAACTGAAGTTTTTGCTCAGGTAGAAAAAGCGAAAACACAGCTAACAACACCAAATCCAGAGCAAATTACAGGCACGTATACAGACGATTGGTTTGGTGATATCACCATTGCACAAGATGGAAAAAAATACAGCATCAAATGTGAGCGCTCACCACGTTTATATGGCGAATTGTTACCATACAATGCTACAACATTTGTTGCTAAATGGAACGACAGAAGCTACGATGCCGACGTCTTTGTGCAATTTACATTTAATGAAAAGGGAGAAGCGGTTTCTGCAACGATGAAGTACATTGCGCCAATCACAGATTTTAGTTTCGATTTTCACGATTTAGAACTCAAAAAAACCAAATAG
- a CDS encoding alpha/beta hydrolase, whose translation MKTSNIINVTNEKFTDRISTFIFAFMTIDYKNIKIHYTVSGEGETVVLLHGFLETFEMWKELAPEISRTHQVICIDLLGHGQTASLGYVHTMEDMADAVYAVLQHLNIKKAKFIGHSMGGYVALALAEQQPQLFEGLCLMNSTFEADSEERKVLRTRANDKAKTNFENLVRMSFANLFAPESRISFKAEYEWALNIALKTSLQGYMAANEGMKLRPNRFEVFNTLNADKFIIIGKKDSLINREQLVSKIENTAINFAELSEGHMSHIENKSELPYLLLRFIEK comes from the coding sequence ATGAAGACTTCAAATATAATAAATGTTACCAATGAAAAGTTTACGGATCGCATTTCAACATTTATCTTTGCATTTATGACCATAGATTACAAAAACATAAAGATTCATTATACAGTTTCAGGAGAAGGTGAAACTGTGGTACTGTTGCACGGATTTTTAGAAACCTTTGAAATGTGGAAGGAATTGGCACCAGAAATTTCAAGAACTCATCAAGTCATTTGTATCGATTTATTAGGCCATGGACAAACAGCATCTTTAGGCTATGTACATACAATGGAAGACATGGCTGATGCAGTATATGCCGTGTTGCAACACCTAAACATTAAAAAAGCAAAGTTTATTGGCCATTCTATGGGTGGCTATGTGGCTTTAGCATTGGCAGAACAACAACCTCAACTTTTCGAGGGACTTTGTTTGATGAATTCGACATTTGAAGCTGACAGTGAAGAACGCAAAGTCTTAAGGACGCGTGCCAACGATAAGGCAAAAACTAATTTTGAGAATTTAGTACGCATGTCTTTTGCAAATCTTTTTGCGCCAGAAAGCAGAATAAGCTTTAAAGCAGAATATGAATGGGCTTTAAACATTGCGCTTAAGACATCGCTTCAAGGTTACATGGCTGCTAACGAAGGTATGAAGCTTAGACCGAACCGATTTGAAGTTTTTAATACCCTTAATGCTGATAAATTCATAATCATTGGTAAGAAAGACAGCTTAATCAACAGAGAACAGCTTGTTTCTAAAATTGAAAACACAGCTATAAATTTTGCTGAATTATCGGAAGGACATATGAGTCATATCGAGAATAAATCAGAATTACCTTACTTATTATTACGTTTTATCGAAAAATAA
- a CDS encoding choice-of-anchor B family protein translates to MKFVALRKRLFTLLALVFLSLIISACSNDDDGNGNTDTDNDTILDSNDNCPSIANEDQLDTDNDGLGDACDDDDDNDGILDINDNCPLTPNALQQDADNDGIGDACDTNTILPQFPCENGFANGHPCSGFDLMSQITIDVLGGDGAEGNDSWGWTDPQTGNEYALVGTSTNAAFVDITNPSNPVFLGTLPTATTNSPWRDIKVYNNHAFIVSEAPGHGMQVFDLTRLRNVANPPETFTADANYNEFGSAHNIVINEDSGFAYAVGSDTFNGGPHFVNISNPTSPMAAGGYADDAYSHDAQVVTYNGPDTDYTGREILIGSNENEVVIVDVTDKANPIQISTIDYGNIGYTHQGWFTEDMTYFLLGDEVDEITFGINSRTIVFDFSDLDNPVFHMEYFGPSAAIDHNGYVVGNTFYVANYTAGLRAIDISSLGTGVMIETSFIDTYIPDDNTSFNGAWNIYPFFESGNIIVSDINGGLFIVRPSN, encoded by the coding sequence ATGAAATTTGTTGCCCTAAGAAAACGTCTATTCACGTTACTTGCGCTTGTTTTTCTGTCTCTTATCATTTCAGCGTGTTCTAATGATGATGATGGAAATGGAAATACCGACACAGATAACGATACCATTTTAGATAGCAACGACAACTGTCCGTCTATAGCAAATGAAGATCAACTAGATACTGACAATGATGGTTTAGGAGATGCTTGCGATGACGACGATGACAACGATGGTATTTTAGACATCAACGATAATTGTCCACTAACACCAAATGCCCTTCAGCAAGATGCAGATAACGATGGCATTGGTGATGCTTGTGACACCAACACTATTCTACCTCAATTTCCTTGCGAAAATGGATTTGCAAATGGTCATCCATGTAGTGGCTTCGATCTTATGAGTCAGATTACAATAGATGTTTTGGGAGGAGATGGTGCAGAAGGCAACGATTCTTGGGGTTGGACAGATCCTCAAACTGGAAACGAATATGCTCTGGTTGGAACCTCAACCAATGCTGCTTTTGTTGATATTACTAACCCATCAAACCCTGTTTTTTTAGGAACTTTACCAACAGCTACAACCAATAGTCCTTGGCGAGATATTAAGGTGTACAATAATCACGCATTTATAGTAAGCGAAGCACCTGGTCATGGAATGCAAGTTTTTGATTTAACACGTTTGCGAAATGTTGCCAATCCACCAGAAACTTTTACTGCCGATGCTAATTACAATGAATTTGGCAGTGCTCATAATATCGTAATCAATGAAGACAGTGGTTTTGCCTACGCAGTGGGCTCTGATACCTTTAATGGTGGACCACATTTTGTAAATATTTCAAACCCAACCTCACCAATGGCTGCTGGAGGTTATGCTGACGATGCTTACTCGCATGATGCCCAGGTTGTAACTTACAACGGACCAGACACAGATTATACAGGTAGAGAAATTTTAATTGGCAGTAATGAGAATGAAGTCGTTATTGTAGATGTTACTGATAAGGCTAACCCTATTCAAATCTCAACGATAGATTATGGCAATATAGGCTACACACACCAAGGTTGGTTTACTGAAGATATGACCTACTTTTTGCTTGGTGACGAAGTTGATGAAATAACTTTTGGCATTAATTCTAGAACAATTGTTTTTGATTTTAGTGACTTAGACAATCCTGTGTTTCATATGGAGTATTTTGGACCTTCAGCTGCAATAGACCACAACGGCTATGTCGTAGGTAACACCTTTTATGTTGCTAACTATACAGCAGGTCTCAGAGCAATTGATATTTCTAGTTTAGGCACAGGTGTAATGATTGAAACCTCTTTTATTGATACGTATATTCCAGACGATAATACATCATTTAATGGAGCATGGAATATCTATCCGTTTTTTGAAAGCGGAAACATTATAGTAAGCGACATTAATGGAGGTTTATTTATTGTTAGACCATCAAACTAG
- the thiL gene encoding thiamine-phosphate kinase, producing MIEDKNPKRTPLSELGEFKLIDQLTKHFKITHKSTVRGIGDDAAVLNHGKKQTVVSTDLLVEGIHFDLSYVPLKHLGYKAVMVNLSDIYAMNAKATQITVSIAVSNRFPLEALEEVYAGITTAAKLYDIDVVGGDTTSSTSGLIISVTAIGEVDKEDVVLRSGAKPNDLLVVTGDLGGAYMGLQVLEREKEVFKVNPNNQPDLSMYTYIVERQLKPEARKDIVELLQKLEVTPTSMIDISDGLSSEVIHLCKQSKVGVDIYENKIPLDPQVISTCEEFNIDSTTVALNGGEDYELLMTISQEDYPKIKGNPNLTVIGYMTEEERGMHLVTRAEQKIPIIAKGWNALNNQ from the coding sequence ATGATAGAAGATAAGAATCCTAAGCGAACACCTTTAAGCGAGTTGGGTGAGTTTAAATTGATAGACCAACTTACCAAACATTTTAAGATTACTCACAAATCTACCGTAAGAGGCATCGGTGACGATGCAGCGGTTTTAAATCATGGTAAAAAACAAACCGTTGTATCTACAGACTTATTAGTAGAAGGAATACATTTTGATTTGAGTTATGTGCCTTTAAAACACTTGGGTTACAAAGCAGTAATGGTTAACCTTTCGGATATTTATGCTATGAATGCCAAAGCAACACAAATTACAGTATCCATAGCTGTGTCTAATCGTTTTCCATTAGAAGCTTTAGAAGAAGTGTATGCAGGTATTACAACAGCGGCTAAATTATATGATATAGATGTGGTAGGTGGTGATACAACCTCGTCAACTTCAGGTTTAATCATTTCTGTTACAGCTATTGGTGAAGTCGATAAAGAAGATGTGGTGCTGCGTTCTGGTGCCAAGCCAAATGACTTGTTGGTGGTCACGGGAGACTTGGGTGGTGCTTACATGGGTTTGCAAGTTTTAGAGCGCGAAAAGGAAGTTTTTAAAGTCAACCCAAATAACCAACCCGATTTATCCATGTACACTTACATTGTGGAGAGGCAATTAAAACCTGAAGCTCGAAAGGATATCGTTGAGTTACTTCAAAAATTAGAAGTGACTCCAACAAGTATGATTGATATTAGTGATGGATTATCGTCTGAAGTTATCCATTTGTGTAAGCAGAGTAAAGTAGGTGTAGATATCTATGAAAATAAAATTCCTTTAGATCCGCAGGTCATCTCAACTTGCGAAGAGTTTAATATAGACAGCACAACTGTAGCATTAAATGGAGGTGAAGATTACGAGTTATTGATGACAATTTCACAAGAAGATTATCCTAAGATAAAAGGAAATCCTAATCTAACAGTAATTGGATATATGACGGAGGAGGAAAGAGGAATGCATCTAGTGACGAGAGCAGAACAAAAAATTCCTATTATAGCAAAAGGCTGGAATGCACTTAATAATCAATAA
- a CDS encoding MbnP family protein, producing the protein MKNLFWHLLLTVLIFSCNDDNDGNGLRNITVDFKFTHTWDGAVINDSNFTTSVVTNANGETMTIARLRYLISRIELFNTQGDSFTFDGYKFTDLSDTTTYDFSTNNAIIPSGTYTLRFIWGFNEEDNLDGAYPDLNSASWNWPEMLGGGYHFLQLDGMYNVDSSPSPYNFHNGTARLSTNPNVFEQNFATIEFPEEIVLSENATIEIVMDIAEFFKNPNTWNLNVLDTPLMPNYNAQKMMQENVRTVFSLGTVSQ; encoded by the coding sequence ATGAAAAATCTATTTTGGCACTTACTCTTAACCGTATTGATATTTTCTTGCAATGATGATAATGATGGCAACGGATTAAGAAATATTACTGTAGATTTTAAATTTACCCATACATGGGACGGTGCTGTAATAAATGATAGCAATTTTACAACTTCAGTTGTAACAAACGCTAATGGTGAAACTATGACAATAGCAAGGCTCAGGTATCTTATTTCTAGAATAGAGTTATTTAATACCCAAGGAGATAGTTTTACTTTTGATGGTTACAAGTTTACCGACTTATCAGATACAACAACCTATGATTTTTCAACCAACAATGCCATAATACCATCTGGCACTTATACCCTAAGATTTATTTGGGGCTTTAATGAAGAAGATAATCTAGATGGTGCGTATCCAGATTTAAACAGTGCCTCTTGGAATTGGCCAGAAATGCTGGGTGGTGGATACCACTTTCTTCAGTTAGACGGAATGTATAACGTAGATTCATCCCCAAGCCCTTATAATTTTCATAATGGTACAGCTCGACTAAGCACAAATCCAAATGTATTTGAACAAAATTTTGCAACTATAGAATTTCCAGAGGAGATTGTACTTTCGGAAAATGCAACTATAGAAATAGTTATGGATATTGCAGAGTTTTTTAAAAACCCTAATACTTGGAATCTAAATGTTTTAGACACACCCCTAATGCCCAACTACAATGCCCAGAAAATGATGCAAGAAAACGTACGCACAGTTTTTAGTCTAGGTACTGTTTCTCAATAA